GTGCAGTACACTTCCTTTGTGGTCATGCAAACTGTAATGAGTCAAAAGGAACTTTCCTTTTGAATTTAATAATTACAGCTGGTTTCAGCTCGTACGTTTGATTAAAGACACTTTATCTctttcattgttattttaacatttatacAGTGCTTTACATCTTCAAAGCACTCTGCTGACATTACCTTATTAATTCTTGCAAAGCTTAGATGCAATTTTCAGTGTGCTTTTGTATCACAGTGCCAttttaattgctatttaaaGCTGCATTAATTATAGTTATAATGGGTcataaaaaggaatatttaGTAGGAAAGCCACTGTACCAACGATTTGTGTTGTACATTTCTtaaactataaaatattttgctgtatgTGACACTTCAGATTTAGCCCAGTACTGAACTCTGCTGATGAGGGTTGCAGGCCTGTCTTCCCCTGCTAGCATGGCACAGTGCAAAGAGAATATCAGTGATGTTCCCCCACTTGTTTTCATCGCTGTTGTATTGAGACTTTTTTCCCTGAACTTGCTGGGTGAAATGCAAATCATCACAGATAATATCACTGAGGTATCAGCACTCAAATGCCACCCTCTGAAGACAAGAACAGCACAGGAGCCCTGTCAGGCACTGGCCCTGCTTCCTCCCAAGCTGCCTCCAGGAGAACATAGCTGTGAGCCCTTGCGAAAGCAGCGCTGTTTTCACAGGGCTACTCCTGAGCACAGTGCTTTTTGCCTGTGAACCACATATAGTCAATTCTTGATGCCACAGTTAAATGTAGTAAGCTTATGTTTTTCTCATGTTTGCTTTTCAATTTCCAAAACatcaaacaaaatttcagtcaTTAGGTATTTGAAGTTTTAGCTGTTACTATTTTTTGTTTAAGTTTCTTCCCATTATATAAACACACCCTGGAAAACACTGCAAGTTTCCTCAGATGTCTATTACTAATAACTATTTTTGCTAATCACAGAATTACATTTGTCAATTCTTGTCTTGCTGAAACCTACGTATAGCTCAAGTACATCACCTAGACTGCACAGCATCTTGGACCTGTCCCACCTATTTCACATATCTTTACAAGAAATGAAATACGGTTGTCAGAAAACGGCATCAAGTGACCTACAGCATTTAATGTTAGCTTGCAGTGAAACCATTTCCTCATTGTTGGTGACTATGTAATTATGAATTCACAATTAAGCTTGAGTTCATGGGTGCTGATCATTTACAGCCACTGAAGTGAAGCTCAGAGCTCCTAAGTCACTGCAACGCAACAGGTTTACATAACCTCCCTTAAAGGTACATGGTGTGCAGAGGCATCTCTTGGCAATCCTTGCCTGTAGTTACAGGACAGCCACTCCTCTCTGTCACCTAGTAACTTTTTAATAGTCAACATCAACTCAGAGTTTCTGGGCTAGACTTTGATTTGTCAGTGTATGGAATacagtactttttaaaatgctctttggCTACAAAAACTAAATGGTGTAGTAGTCTTTACCAAGGACAACACTGTGTGGAAGTATttgagcagaaaagaaattatagtAGTATATTCTGAACATAGCATGGAAATGGCTGAAGGTAAGATTACAACTGCAGACAAATCAGGCcagctcctggaaaaaaattggcaaCTGAACTCGCTAGTGAGAGATGTGCTTCTGAAAAGTGATCTGGATAATGAGGGTATCATGGAGTACACACTTAGACTGATGTCTTTAACAAAACAGCTGAGCAGATCTCTCAGCCAGCATCTGGAGAATGTTACGGCAAGTATTCAAGACACCTGGCAGTTGCTGAGTGCTTTGCACGACAAATACAAGGAATTGACTGCAAGTCCAGGCAAGTATGGAGGGACTTACCTGTAAGCAGAATGGACTGGGTATACTGGATGCTAAGTTCTACTGTGTGATGATACTGGGGGACCTTACTTTtgattttttagtatttcagtaCTTGGTAATTTGTTAAACCAAATTCATATTTTGAGAATATCACACTGTTTTTTAGTCTGTTACATAAGGTTCAATATGAGACTCATAATTCTCAtgatgtgaggaaaaaaatatatataaaataaaattaacgaaaaggatttttttcaaagttttatgTATATTATACTTCAGTGGGTTTATCTTGGCTAGACACTAGATGCCCACCCAGCAACTTACTCCCCTTCCTCAACAGGACAGgtggagaaaataagatgggaaACCTCATGGGTCAatataaatacaggaaaatcaCTTACCATTACCATCATGGACAAAATAGACTTgacttaggggaaaaaaaataatttcatttctttccaatTGAAATAGATCTGGATAGtaaaaaacaaagggaaaaaattcaaaccccacctttcccccacccctcctttttttccaggctcACCTTTGTTCCTTCGTTCCTACCTCCTCTAGCAGGGAAATGGGGCAGCAGTCAATCAATCCCtaacagctctgctctgccactcACTCCTCACACTGTTTCATGCAGCACTGTGGATCCTTCCCACAGGTCCTGTCAGGAAAAGCTGGGCTCTCCACGAGCTGCAGTTCCTTCAGGGAAtgcctgcctgctccagtgagggtctccacaggctgcaaagcagatacctgctccagcctggtcTCCGTGGGCTGCAAGGGAACCTCTGCTCcatgcctggagcacctcccctttcttctcctctgacTTTGGGTGTTCACAGGGCTGTTTCTcgcactttttttcctcagtcctCACTGTTCTTCAGTATTCTTGCCCTTTCTTAAGTATCTGCTCACAGAGGCAGCACCAGCTTTGCTGACAGGCTCAAGTCAGTCCTGCAGGCAGTAGGACCATTGCGGAGCTggctggaaccagctgtgtgCAGCGTGGGCATGCACCACGGagcctgcccctgcagccccctgtgccagcaccctgccagcagACCCATATCGAGTCTACAGGCCTCTACAAGTAACAACGTTAAAAAGATGACAATAAAAGTGATAAGGACTGCTGCCATCTTAGTACAGAAAGCAAAGTGTTAGAAAagagatggtggtggtggtggtaacTTAAAAGAAGGCTTATTTTGAGGTTAACCTTGTAACAGAATGCAAAAAGTGTCTTTCCTTGGGTAGTGTGAAGTTACAAGGCCATGTCTTTGCTTGGCTTTAAGCACTGCAGTATTAGAAAAGTCACATTCACAGTGCAGGAAAAGGCCATTGTTCTGAATGACCCCATTATCTTCAAATTCGATTTTAGGGAAGCTTAAAGAGCTGTATgattgggtttgggttggttttttttgtttcggtttttttttcagagaatgCAAAATTCAGGGAGGAAACAGGTTAATTTTGGTAGTTTTGCCGAAGCTTGAACTTTGCTTTATAGTGAAGCTGGGAAGTGGTCTTTTACAACCTCTTATGCAAATGAACCTATGTCATTTCCAGtccttttgtttcatatttctCAGTCTTGTTAAGCTATTTAGAAGTTCTTCTCACTATTGCAAAAGTGTCCCTGGCAAAACAGCAGTACCTTAGAATAAACTTACGTTGTTTTTTGAACTAccagtggaaaaatattttaaaaatgtgattgctCCCCCCACAAATGTAGTCAAAATCCAATAACAAGCCATTTGGGAACTGGGAAATCATTacaaaggaataatttttagACTAAATtcaaccaaaaaacccacaccaaccTTTATTCTGAACTGTACTCTTTGTAGGTTTAGATTAATCAGTTGCAAATAGGGATAAAAGTGAAGGGCCTGTCCAGATCGTATAACATGACACATTGATGAAACAGTatactgtgttttccttctgtgccattttcttatttctactGACCCTCACTGGATTTAGCCTGCAAAACAAAGCTTTCCTGGATCTCatgcagcaaacagaaataaaaaagcaattttccaaGGGGTTTGAAATATACATAACTAATGAAGACATGGGTCCAGTTTCAGAGATTGACAGTGTATGGTGAGGGGAGAGCTGAAAGTGATGCATCTGAAATCCTTGAAGGTAGTATCTGGAAGGATTCCTAAGAAAGGTGTTAGATAAAAAAAAACGAGGGATCACAAAATAGGTTAAAGATAAAACCTTACATGAATGGCACATAGTGATTGTGTGCTTTTTGTGCATCATTCTTCACCAAGTGTTTTCAGTTATATGCGCAAGCAACTTCCACCATTCCTATAATAGGTACAGATACAAACTGCTGAACTTCAGTATTATATATGTGCTGGTGTTTTGATATTATCCTCAATTCTCTGTAGCAAAAATTCAAAGCTGCTGAGCATGTTTAATATTGAGCCCATGCATGACAGCTTTGTTAAGACATCCATGTGTTAGAATCTTGTAGCATTCAATTTTaggaaatatatataattattgtttaatttttaagctcTTCCTAAATGGATTTGACTATTATGTCCAAATTTCATGCTTTAGATGGATTGTCATTAAGCATTTAGCTGGTGTCTGATCATTAGAAAGGTGGTCATTAAAGTTGCCACAATAGTACTTTGACAAATACACAGTTGTACTTGGACAAGGACACAAAAATACTTGTCATTCAATGCAGTTCTTCAGAAATTGACTCAAATTGAATAGCAATAAATGCAAAAACACTAAATGAAAGCCAGGAAATAAATTGTGCTTCATGTATTGAATTGCACTACAGAATTAGGCAGAATTCATTAGGTACGTGTGTAAGAGCTTTCACATTTTTGGCTAGCTTTCTTAGCAAAATTCAATTGTTTACCTATTTTTTTGCCTTAGAGTACAATGGAACTGTAGATTATCTGCATGAAGTGAAGGCTTATTTGATCAATACAGTCTCACATCTTCAAGtggcagaaaataaactttatgCTGCTCACTGCAGAGAAGATGATTCTCAGATCCAGACTGCTCAAAATGCTTCTAGAGAAACAGTGCATTGTTCTGAAGGAGAAGCAACAGACTCTGTGCAAACATCTTCTAGTCCCAGTCAGCAATGCCAAAGAACTCCTTCCTTGAACAAGatggaaaatcaaaatattaatcaaaTCCAGCCAAGTGAAACTGTAACAGTGGTAAAAGACATTGTTGCATCATTAGTTGAAAATATATCTGCTCAAGAACAGGACATTGGCAGCGAACCTCCaatgaaaaaagaacacagtGAACACAGACTACTAATGAGCTctgttacagagaaaaaagagTGCAGTGGAAAGGATAAACGTCATGGAGGTAGCTCTGTTACTGAAAAGTCGCCAGAATCAACTTTTCAAGATGCTCATACGAGCAGTGGGGAAGGCATTCTATCTGGGACAGCGGAAGACATTTATGACAGGGCTGTCACAAAACTTcttgaacaggaaaaaaattcagtagtCAAAGACTCTTCAGAACAGGTCAAAAGTGAAGAACGTAGACTCACAAAGCAAATGGAAGAcagtaaaatggaaacaaatcaTGAGATTATTAGGAATGACCTAATTACCTTCACAGCTTCAGAACAAACATGTGATCTTACTGCTGTGAATCTTTCTATGAATGATTCAGAAGTACAGAAATCTAGGCACTGGATGAGCAAAGAGTAAGCATGtattcttttcagaaacagatgtACATAAATATTGCTTATTAGCACACTTACCAACATCTGCGGCCCAGAAACTCAATATGCATGTATTGAACAGCTGCTGGTCATGCACTTGATAGCAGTTTACAACTTAAGCATGCAATGAAGATCTTCCATTTGGTCTAAAGTAAACTGTAACTTTCTatttgattgcattttttttgaCAGTGAGGGACTGAGTCACACCCAGTAAAGTCAGTAACTCCCAAACAGTTGGAAATCAGTAGGAAATTACCCCAATTAGTCAGTTTTATAATAATTTGTAAGCTGTTCTGAAACAAGCTCAACATAAGCATTTTCATGATTTTCCCATCTATTcataaacatatatttttatgaatgaTATGCTTATGCTAGTGTAGCACATCGCTAtagtaaattatttaattaaaaatacaagatgCCACCCCAcccaaaatacaaagaataatattttatattcttcttcTGCAGATTTCTAGTGGAAGAGAGTGGTAAAAGTAAATGTGAAGTAGCTTGTTTTATTAAAGCCCCATCAACTGCTCTGGAGAATCTGAAGTGTAAGATAGTCAATGACACTAGTTCCTTGGTGGTGGATGATTCTGAGGAGCTGGTCAGCAATGTCATCAGTATTGAATGCTCTGATTATGAGAAAACAATCCCTTTCCCTATCAACATTGCAATCCCATTTACTTCATGCTTCAGAGGAAGTTATCGGGAGATTATGGTGAAGTTGACTGATGTGAACTTTCAATCACACTACTTAACTCCTATTTCTTTGGAGGGATACCAAGGAAAACATAAGGTTGGTAACCTCTCATCTACACATTGTAAAAACATCATTCCAGGTTCCCATTTAAGCCTCTGTGGAGTTAGACAAGTGAAGTTGTCATTATTAAGCCATATTGCCCACTACGTGGGGTTAAACTGAGCTTTTGTTCCTAGTTTCTCAAGAACTAATTATCTTTGAAACCTAGTATTTaacaaggtctttttttttttttttttttcacttgtaatGTTAAGGCTAGTTCTTAATCCCACAATACTAATGACTGAGTAATGGTTCATGACTTTTTCAATCAAGTATAATATGATTCAGTATTtgttaaaagtaaaaacttAAGGGGAATTATTTTGCATTCAGATCACAGGGAAGTAACAAAATTCTGCATGTATGAGTCCAAACTCCATCTCAAAGAAACATAGGATGgttcttttttcaaatgcagaattgCATTGGGACAGATTCATCACCCAGTTTACGagcttgtttcattttatcCCAGTCATACCCTGGAATATTAATGACATCATATGATAACTAGAGATCATCAGATACCTGGGCACCCAAGTGGCAATAAtattcagtttattttcatttcacaccTTACTCTGTGAATACTGTTGTCTTCTCAAAATGTTTATCTGCTGTGGAACACagcttccttttcctccagtgtACTCTAACTCCACATTTACTTTACACAGGAAACATTTGCGGAAGTGAAAATTTATCAGctgggtgttttttctgtgttgtcatgcttaaagaaagaaacatttactgTTCCAAAGGTAGGACTTTCAAAAAAGCTGAGCATGGATTGTAGAATCTCTTTCTGTTACCATCCAGAAACATTCAGTTCTCCAGCACCCATGCAGTTAAAGGTGAGCTTGAAATATGCAATACTTGTTCTATAAGTCTGTTATCTGATCAGTTCTGAAGCAAGAATGCCAATAATGTTAAAGGGCAACCTGTTCCATTATTCAGTCTATGAAAAGTGGTTGCAGCTCCACATCCTGTACACACAGCAAATGGTTTCCTGCCAACTTTGTTTAAACCACATAATATCATCAGTAGTCAACAACATCTCTacctcaaaagaaaaaccacctACCTTTCTTTGatacacttcagaaaatataGTTGTTTTCAATAATGACATAAGCATCAACGCCAGACTTCAACTGCTTGGCCCAGTGTTCAAGCTAATGGAGCAATTTTTCTCACCTGACCTTCATTATTGGTACTAGGCAGTACAACAGAAGGTTTTGTCACCTCTTAATCTTAGGCTgagaataatttcaaaattttcttcagttataCTGTGTTTCTCCCTTACTCCACAAAAACATCGATTCTAAGGTACGGAGAAGGTAAAattaacagtgaaaaaaaatacagattcaaAAAATCTTAGAAAATTATCAAAATCTGAGGAAGCCCAGGAGTTTCAAAACTTGAACTCCAAGCAGGAACAAAACAATCAAAATTTTTAAGTCAGCAAAGGTTCCAGTTTTTGATGACTCTAAAGCACTTGGTTATGCATTGTATAAAGTGTTGATACTTTTGTAGGGTTGTTCCTTGGGTTACAGAGAGGGGCTTAATGCTTCTGTGATAGTCTGATCCAATTCCAAAAGAGAAATCAAGTTGTAAAAGAACAAGCATGTATGAaaagatttattaatttaaaaactattgAACAATTGCTTTCCATATTTAGATTCAGCCAGTTGAACCATCATTGGTTTCAGCATTGAAAGCAAGATACGATATGTACCACTCAGTGGTATCCACTAGTGCACTGGTTTATGTCCAGCATCCTTCAGCCCAACCGTTCAACAGATCTGTCACTATTACTCTACCCTGTCctccaaacccagaaaaaaagaggcaagatGAGACAGAACATGCAAGAGCCATTAGTGCCACAGTAAAACGGGTTGCTACAGTATGCCATCCTCGGTAAGAACAATTTCACTacaaattttcaaaacatcaaaattaattaattttaccaACTTctgattaaattttttttgtattaaaaatacattagttCCTTAATAGTCTGCTATACTTAAGAAACAGTGTTAGAGCAAATCTGCACAATTCTCATGCTACAGCTTCACCAAGAAATTCACATAGCATTTGATGTATAATCTTCAAATATGCTGACCACTATATTTCTAGCAGAAGCCAGGATGAAAAAtgcctgtattttcttcagcaagaaaCATTCGGCCACTTTCACCAGAACCAAACACTGAACACAGAGAATAATCATGTCTCAAAGCTGCTGTGATCATTTTACAAGTCGGTGGTTTGGCTACCCTGGCCTTTGAATTTTCTGATCTCTACTTCTACACATTCTAATGGCTACCTGAATCAAAACGTATGGCACAATGGTTTGGAGTAGGTCAGTTTTGTGGTAAGTGCTGCATTAGATAAAGTCCCAGATTTTCCCAAAGCACTCACTACAAAGTTTCTAAATCTTAggccttttgtttttaaaagcgTTAAAACATGGGGACTTCTAAaaattttggtggaaaaaaaggccaaagctgacctcatttgttttgaaagtcagcaaaattaaagatatttttaccATCTCGTGCAGGAAAAACAATGATCTGAACTTACCATTTGATTGTTGTCATTCCAGTTCTGCTACCATGGGCAACTCCAGGTTCAGGGAGGCTTAGTGGGATTTCTTGGTAGGGACTAGCTCTGTGGTGCCTCTGCTTTACATCATTAAAGACTTAGCTTAATCCTACTGTGCtaaacatttatctttttcaaaattcatcTATATGCCAAGATTAtgatttttttggaaataaGCACGGTACAGATGGAGAAGGCAGACAATGTTCTAGccttccatttctgaaaaacttctCAGATTATGCTTTTAAGAGCTCCACGCTCAGGCTGGTCTCTTAGACTAGACATCCATCTTAATCACAAACTTCAGGTTTGGGAAGGTTGCCCACGTTAGTCTATAGGAGATTCAGATTTCATCTCCTGCACCAGAAGCATTTAATAGCGTGGCAGCACCCTTGCAGCATCTGTCTGTTCTTAATGCCAGTCTAAAAGGCACTTCAGACTCACAATCAAAGCACATTCATGAAAAGACCATCACTCTATTGCTTATTTCTATACAAATTCCTTAGAAATGATGTcaatattttcctctgtgcatAGGCTGATGCTGTATGCTTGAGAAAAGCTTAGGCTGTCCTGtctgaagtattttcattttttgattgTACATAGGGTGTATGCTTGAGGTGAATGGGTTATTCAcatccagttttaaaaaaaacccgaGGTGTGTGTAAGAGCTATGGACTTCTGTAAAAAAGCACTTCACGTTTCATTTATTAGGATAAATTAGCCAGAGAATGTCATGCCATAGTTGCTTGATTCTGAGTGTGATATCAAAGTAATCACCTGATTTGAAGagaagtttcttttattttctctcttgaaaGATATAGTGGATAGCAGTCACGTCTTATTTTCTAAAATCCTTTGGGATCATTGAACAATATTtacttctggaagaaaaggtGGGTTGGTGTTCTTCCTCCCCAATACCTACTTCTAAAGAATCTAAATCTTGATGAATGGCTCAAAACCAATCCATAATAATTACCGTACATAATAGATTAAGCTAGATTCATTTAGAAAGAAacctgtcttttttcctttcttccctctttgtAGAGGATTGGGGAGTTGTGGGGCAGAGGCAGATCACTCTTAGCAATTGCATCACTTTACAGTTCCAGATGCAGATTTTTCAGCAAGGTGGGAAAAACACACGTAGTcatcaagaaaagcagaagggaaagcagagctACAAATAAAAGTTAACTCCTTCTGCAGgatctatttttcattatattttttcctgtaattccTTGGCTTTCCAGGGCTGTGGGtgcttctgtgagaaaaaaTGGGGAGAATCCCAGTGATACTTTGAAATTATTAGGtcacagaaacaaagaagagGGGTGGAAGGTGTTCGATGATGTTATTGTCCAGAATGCACGGAATGGGCTGGTATCATTTGAACTAAATGAGCATTTAGAAAGGTAAcgtataaataatttaatacaattctatttactaaaatatttacttcCAAGAATATGGATCAATGGAAATCAGTAGAGTTAAGACATCATCCACTATTAATTATTAGCTTGCCAGCATCTCTTTCTTCCACTTTGCAGTATAAGTTCATTTAGTTATTACTCTTaactacagaaaatataaatttgtttaaatatcttttcctATAGACTGTACACAATGTAATATATACCAAACCTGAAAGAGGATATGCAGATATTAATCttactttgaaaatgtgatttagCTCTCTAACTACAAAACCATAATATTTTTTGGAACTTATTAGGAAATATTCCTTTACTTTCATCTAAAATTCATGTTATTTGAATTAATTGGTAGAGAGTCAATATACTCTACATTACAGAAACAGGCAAATTTCCATCCTTTCATATCTtggaaatgagaataaaaaggAGGTAGCAAAAGGTCTGTTGGACACTGAGCCCGGTATTATTTTGCATAATAAACTGTTAGCAgttgataaaattatttcagatagagctatttattttcttgcttttttattttctttaatacagCTTTGTGGTCATTCGCCTTTCGCTCCTCTTGGAAAACACATATCTTCTCCTCTTTGCTCAGGCTCTAGAAAAAGGTCTTTGTAGCACAATGGCTAATGTGATACTGTATCggaaaagagaaaacccatACAAAATAGTAGTTTTGCTATCTGCATCCAAAGAACTGGCCGGTGAACTTCAAAAACTCCATGAAGGGGGCTACTTTGGTCCCCCAGAACCTACGCAGCAGTTCCCATTAAGAGAAGGAGAGCAGGTTCATTTTAGATttagaggaaatatttttgcttcagGTAAGCAATAATTCATGCATGGGGGTGAACACTAACAATTACCTCAGCTATTCAGAAATACTGTATGGGAGCGTAAGTAGATTGTGGTTGATCACAGCACATTTagttatttcagtgttttatttcttgtaattaAGCGCATAGAACTACATGGGAAACTgctacaactgaaaaataaaatgtactaGTTTAACAAGATCCCGAGCAACCTGCtttaggtgaccctgctttgaaCAAGGGGGTTCAACAAGATGATCTTCAGAGATCTCTTCCAACCTCTGCCATTCTGTGAAACTTGGTCCTCAGAAACAGCTGATATTTTATCTCTTATTTCAAAAGGGCAGGTTTCCATCAATGGCTTTTTAACATAAAGAACATTTGATAGCAATTAAAAAGATTccagacaaaaaagaaacactccGATATTTTATCTGTGTAATTTCACTTAAGGTGAGGAAGATCAAACATTGAAATCCAGggcaaaatgtttctttttgcgAGTTGCACTATGAATTGAGGTGATGATAGAGTTGTTCTGCTGTTTCAATCAGCAGCCTCAAAAATTCCATGCAGTGGGTGCCGCCATTCAGGGATTTgcttaaagagaaaagaggTAAGAAGcctcaaaaacattttcacccCAAATTATGTATAGACTATTCTGTCAGTTTTGGAAAGAATATGTAAGTATGTATTTGGGTCTCTGAACATTTTTTACATAAAGTCTCCaactgaaaatttcatttacCCTAAAGAAAGGATTATTCTTCAAAAAGAGAAGTCTCCAGCCCCCAAGGAATGCCTGCTCATATATGCAAAGGTAGCATATATAGATGTATCAATTAAAACGGAACTACAATGCCTAAAGTTGCACGTAAATCTCTGCCTCAATTAATTTTGTCGTTACAGATAGACACATATCCACCCTGAATAACCAGAAAGCATATACTTGTAATTCTATTCGCaacaccattttatttttatttctctgtgttacATACTTCATTCCCTTCAGTGTTCCTTACTTTTCAACTTGTAGCACAGCCTTCACTGCTTATTCCTTATGCCAACAATTCAAGGGCTTAGAAAAATCATGAAATTATAAAGACATTTGAACTACTGAAGCAGACTGGCAGGAGTGTTTGAACATCAGATGttcaatgtaaaataataaCAGTGATAAAGAACAGCTGAATTATGTGAATAACTATTTGACTGACCCTAATGAATTGCTTTAAATGCACACATCTAAAtactgtgtaatttttttatatttttttttatggactCCAGAGAATGGAAAAGATTTTGGAAAAGTCTACAGGCtaatttttcattcacaaagaaaacccaGGCTGGAGCTCCAAATTAAAGAAGTGGATGAATTCGGTAACCACAGTTCACCTCATTACAAAGGAACAGCAGTGTTTTATAAAATTACCAGAGAGATGATAACAAAGAAATGGGAACAGCCATTGCTATATGGTGAATATCGACACCAATCTCCGCTGTGTAAATTAGCACTAACATTACCAAAGGTGGGTTTCTCACTTGATAATGTTAgagatcttttcctttttcccttacCACATATTTATTAGGCAAGAGGATTTTGGTATGATTTAGGTCTTACAGATACACACGGATCTCTGATGGAGCAGTTCTGGTCCATCAGCAATGTACAAACATCTCAGAATTTCTCTTAGCAGGTGGGAGGGACCCTCATCAAGCatgaagatggaaaagaaatgtttagcAGAAGTTTTTCATCCTTTTGCTCTCCCTAAATAGTATGGCCCTAAGAAATTATGACTTAAGTTTCACAAGGTGTATATTTCCTGTATCATTGTCTTGGGAATGCAGAATTGCAAAACGTAAAAGCATTAGATGGTTCatgtaacttttctttctcctatcACGCCTGAT
The Falco rusticolus isolate bFalRus1 chromosome 1, bFalRus1.pri, whole genome shotgun sequence genome window above contains:
- the DTHD1 gene encoding death domain-containing protein 1; its protein translation is MEMAEGKITTADKSGQLLEKNWQLNSLVRDVLLKSDLDNEGIMEYTLRLMSLTKQLSRSLSQHLENVTASIQDTWQLLSALHDKYKELTASPEYNGTVDYLHEVKAYLINTVSHLQVAENKLYAAHCREDDSQIQTAQNASRETVHCSEGEATDSVQTSSSPSQQCQRTPSLNKMENQNINQIQPSETVTVVKDIVASLVENISAQEQDIGSEPPMKKEHSEHRLLMSSVTEKKECSGKDKRHGGSSVTEKSPESTFQDAHTSSGEGILSGTAEDIYDRAVTKLLEQEKNSVVKDSSEQVKSEERRLTKQMEDSKMETNHEIIRNDLITFTASEQTCDLTAVNLSMNDSEVQKSRHWMSKEFLVEESGKSKCEVACFIKAPSTALENLKCKIVNDTSSLVVDDSEELVSNVISIECSDYEKTIPFPINIAIPFTSCFRGSYREIMVKLTDVNFQSHYLTPISLEGYQGKHKETFAEVKIYQLGVFSVLSCLKKETFTVPKVGLSKKLSMDCRISFCYHPETFSSPAPMQLKIQPVEPSLVSALKARYDMYHSVVSTSALVYVQHPSAQPFNRSVTITLPCPPNPEKKRQDETEHARAISATVKRVATVCHPRAVGASVRKNGENPSDTLKLLGHRNKEEGWKVFDDVIVQNARNGLVSFELNEHLESFVVIRLSLLLENTYLLLFAQALEKGLCSTMANVILYRKRENPYKIVVLLSASKELAGELQKLHEGGYFGPPEPTQQFPLREGEQVHFRFRGNIFASENGKDFGKVYRLIFHSQRKPRLELQIKEVDEFGNHSSPHYKGTAVFYKITREMITKKWEQPLLYGEYRHQSPLCKLALTLPKQEKLINRPRSTKRISSDSPEAIWDNLLYWLAEELAEDNTSLLALCLPVRRSVLQLVRLKCPDNLTHQIYELLCCWKKTLPRSADKHQLLSHYLRKSGRSDLSEELRFKWQNKVFT